TGCCGGAAACGTCGGCCATGCCGAACGTATTGGAAATCTTCAGGCCGAAGAGATAGGTGTCGGCGAATTCCGCCGCAGTGGCCTTGTCGAAGGCACCGAGCGCGGCACGGGAACCGTGCGCGATATAAGGGATGGCCGAAAGCATGTAGAACATGCACATGAACACAGGGCCCTGAATGAACATAGGCAGGCACGAACCCATCGGGTTGACCTTGCTGTCCGAATACAGCTTTTGGGTCTCGCGGGCCATGGCCTCTTTGCTCGCCGAGTCCTTCTTGCCCTTATACTTCTTTTGGATATGCATCAGCTTGGGCTGCAGAGCCTGCATCTTCATCATGCCGCGCATCTGCTTGACATACATCGGCAGGATGATGGCGTGGACGACGAGCACCAGGAAAACGATAGAGAGAATCCACGAAAGCCCTCGCGACGGCAGACCGATCAGGGTCATGAGCTTGTGGAACCAATACATGATCTCGCTCATCAGCCATTCGATGGGCGTCAGGATTTTGTATACCCAACCAAACAATCCTTGATCGAGAAGGAAGTGGTTGTAATCGGGATTGGTAATGAAGTGCATTAGGCCGTCTCCTTCACGTCTGAGGCCAATGGGGTCAGTCGCGGCTCTTCATGAGCTTTGGACCAGGAAAATCTATAAAAAATCGAATATCGTTGAGGCACGTCATCGATGCCGCCGTTGCTCCAAGGCCGGCAACGCAACAGCCTCAGCACGGCAAGCAATCCCCCGCGCGCGGCACCGTAGCGGGTCACCGCCTGGATCGCATAGTTGGAACAGGACGGATAGTATTTGCAGCAGGGCGGGTTCCCCGCGGAAATATGGACTTGATACCAGCGTACGGCGGCAAGCATCGCACGGGAGACCGCGGAACGGGATTGGCGTGTGCCGGAAACCGGCACCC
The window above is part of the Bifidobacterium sp. ESL0732 genome. Proteins encoded here:
- the yidC gene encoding membrane protein insertase YidC is translated as MHFITNPDYNHFLLDQGLFGWVYKILTPIEWLMSEIMYWFHKLMTLIGLPSRGLSWILSIVFLVLVVHAIILPMYVKQMRGMMKMQALQPKLMHIQKKYKGKKDSASKEAMARETQKLYSDSKVNPMGSCLPMFIQGPVFMCMFYMLSAIPYIAHGSRAALGAFDKATAAEFADTYLFGLKISNTFGMADVSGKVVIGIFTVLMCLAMWYMQFNNMRKNLPPAAMEGQQYKMQQMMTWIFPLMYIFSAISMPFAVLVYWLTNNICNMLRSLWQVREFPTPGSRADDEKKKRDHINENKRREKAGEMSLEEEELNKAEEKARLREEHGYQREQPKRKRKKKK
- the yidD gene encoding membrane protein insertion efficiency factor YidD, with the protein product MLAAVRWYQVHISAGNPPCCKYYPSCSNYAIQAVTRYGAARGGLLAVLRLLRCRPWSNGGIDDVPQRYSIFYRFSWSKAHEEPRLTPLASDVKETA